Proteins co-encoded in one Bacillus sp. FSL H8-0547 genomic window:
- a CDS encoding IscS subfamily cysteine desulfurase translates to MIYLDYAAAAPLSEEALHVFSEASRKAFANSNSLHDEGDLAGSLLEACRRKLAGLIGGTAKGICFTSGGSESNVLAVDTLLANAEGKNHIIASALEHSSIYNYLTFLQGKGYEVTFLMPDNHGKLHVDSIKEAVRENTALVTVQHVNSEIGCIQNLQEIGQWLLMQPVYFHSDCVQSFGKVSLKADEWGLDAVSLSSHKIYGPKGVGCLYLNPRHVFNPYIHGGTHENGFRAGTVNVPGIAAFATAAEQACSDMESESLRLSELRDVFFEMLKPFKEHVHIINQHSSDQVPSIIGLHIKGIEGQYMLLESNRRGVAISTGTACQIGMQEPSRSLLSIGLSPQAALQYIRISTGKYTTAEDLKKMAGIIGRTLSERQAERT, encoded by the coding sequence ATGATCTATCTTGATTACGCAGCAGCAGCTCCGCTTAGTGAAGAGGCTCTTCATGTATTTTCTGAAGCGTCCAGGAAGGCGTTTGCCAACAGCAACAGTCTTCATGATGAAGGAGATCTTGCGGGTTCATTGCTTGAGGCATGCCGGAGAAAACTTGCAGGTCTTATAGGCGGTACGGCTAAGGGAATTTGCTTTACATCAGGCGGCAGCGAGTCAAATGTGCTTGCTGTTGACACTCTTTTGGCGAATGCGGAGGGAAAAAACCACATCATTGCATCCGCATTAGAGCATTCGTCGATCTATAACTACTTGACGTTTTTACAGGGAAAAGGCTATGAGGTAACATTTTTAATGCCGGACAATCATGGTAAACTACATGTGGACAGTATTAAAGAAGCAGTTCGCGAAAACACCGCACTGGTGACCGTTCAGCACGTAAATTCGGAAATAGGCTGTATACAGAATCTGCAGGAGATCGGCCAGTGGCTTTTAATGCAGCCGGTTTATTTTCACAGTGACTGTGTTCAGTCGTTCGGGAAGGTCTCTCTTAAGGCTGATGAGTGGGGACTTGATGCAGTGTCTCTTTCAAGCCATAAGATTTACGGGCCAAAAGGGGTCGGCTGTTTATATTTAAATCCGCGGCATGTTTTTAATCCATACATCCACGGGGGAACACACGAAAATGGATTCCGGGCGGGCACCGTAAACGTTCCAGGGATTGCAGCATTTGCAACTGCAGCTGAACAGGCGTGTTCGGATATGGAATCTGAATCTTTAAGGCTCAGTGAATTGCGGGACGTTTTTTTCGAGATGCTGAAGCCCTTTAAAGAGCATGTGCACATCATCAACCAGCACAGCTCAGATCAGGTGCCGTCGATTATCGGCCTTCACATAAAAGGAATCGAAGGGCAGTATATGCTGCTTGAGAGCAACCGGAGAGGTGTCGCCATTTCAACAGGAACGGCCTGTCAAATCGGCATGCAGGAGCCTTCCAGATCTCTTCTTTCCATTGGCTTGTCACCTCAGGCTGCCCTGCAGTACATCAGGATCTCAACAGGTAAATACACCACGGCTGAAGATCTGAAAAAAATGGCCGGCATTATCGGCCGGACGCTCAGCGAAAGACAGGCAGAAAGGACGTAA
- the rplU gene encoding 50S ribosomal protein L21 yields the protein MYAIIETGGKQIKVEAGQAIYVEKLAGEQGDTVTFDRVLFIGGDDVKVGSPIVAGATVTAKVEKQGRAKKITVFKYKAKKNYRKKQGHRQPYTKLVIDAINA from the coding sequence ATGTACGCAATTATTGAAACTGGTGGCAAACAAATCAAAGTAGAAGCTGGTCAGGCGATCTACGTTGAAAAGCTTGCTGGTGAGCAAGGTGACACTGTTACTTTTGACCGAGTATTATTTATCGGCGGAGATGACGTGAAAGTTGGAAGCCCGATCGTTGCTGGTGCGACTGTTACAGCGAAAGTTGAAAAACAGGGCCGCGCTAAAAAGATCACTGTATTCAAATACAAGGCTAAGAAAAACTACCGCAAAAAGCAAGGTCATCGTCAGCCATACACGAAACTTGTTATTGATGCAATCAACGCTTAA
- the rpmA gene encoding 50S ribosomal protein L27, with product MFLTLDLQFFASKKGVGSTKNGRDSISKRLGAKSADGEFVSGGSILFRQRGTKIYPGENVGRGGDDTLFAKVDGVVRFERFGRDRKKVSVYPVAQEA from the coding sequence ATGTTTTTAACTTTAGATCTTCAGTTCTTCGCTTCTAAAAAAGGAGTAGGTTCTACTAAGAACGGACGTGATTCAATCTCTAAGCGTCTTGGCGCTAAGAGTGCAGATGGCGAATTCGTAAGCGGTGGTTCTATCCTTTTCCGTCAGCGTGGTACGAAAATTTATCCAGGTGAAAACGTTGGCCGCGGCGGCGACGACACTCTTTTCGCGAAAGTGGACGGAGTTGTGCGTTTCGAGCGTTTCGGACGTGACCGCAAAAAAGTTAGCGTATATCCTGTAGCACAAGAAGCATAA
- a CDS encoding ribosomal-processing cysteine protease Prp, protein MIKAVINRSRSGLIESFTLSGHADFDVHGKDIVCAGASAVAFGAVNAVHKLTGITPIVEQGGDGGYLSFQLPQELEQDAAAKAQLLLEGMLVSLQSIELSYGHFIHIVINNNQQEVD, encoded by the coding sequence ATGATAAAAGCAGTCATTAACCGCTCTCGCAGCGGCTTAATTGAATCGTTTACATTATCTGGACATGCCGATTTCGATGTTCACGGCAAGGACATTGTCTGTGCTGGAGCATCTGCTGTCGCATTCGGCGCTGTTAATGCAGTACATAAATTAACAGGCATAACGCCGATTGTCGAGCAGGGCGGCGACGGAGGATATCTTTCGTTTCAGCTGCCGCAGGAACTGGAGCAGGATGCAGCCGCCAAGGCACAGCTTCTGCTTGAGGGAATGCTTGTTTCTCTGCAGTCAATTGAACTTAGCTACGGACATTTCATACACATTGTTATAAATAACAACCAGCAGGAGGTGGACTAG
- the nadC gene encoding carboxylating nicotinate-nucleotide diphosphorylase, which translates to MNLLKLKKQLESFFTEDIGDFDATSTFIFSEGQTGTAVIRAKEDGIFAGEEVLKAGYAVLDPRVNVQVLKRDGEAIYRGEKAAVMTGPIASILTGERVVLNLLQRMSGIATLTNQAVKLLNSDHTKICDTRKTTPGLRMIEKYAVRCGGGYNHRFGLYDGIMLKDNHIASAGSIAEAVQKARAKAGHMIKIEVEIETEQQLHEAIAARADIIMFDNRTPIEAAAFAAITPDSIITEASGGITLENLADYGRTGVDYVSLGMLTHSAKALDLSMNVE; encoded by the coding sequence TTGAATTTACTTAAATTAAAAAAGCAGCTGGAAAGTTTTTTTACAGAAGACATCGGAGACTTTGATGCAACGAGCACGTTCATTTTTTCGGAAGGACAGACAGGTACTGCTGTTATCCGTGCAAAGGAAGATGGTATTTTCGCCGGTGAAGAAGTGCTGAAAGCCGGATATGCCGTTTTAGACCCGCGGGTTAACGTCCAGGTTCTGAAACGGGACGGAGAGGCCATTTACAGGGGGGAAAAGGCGGCTGTCATGACCGGGCCGATTGCATCCATCTTGACAGGAGAGCGAGTCGTGCTGAATCTTCTGCAACGGATGAGCGGAATTGCAACTCTGACCAATCAGGCGGTAAAGCTGCTGAATTCAGATCATACGAAAATCTGCGATACAAGAAAAACGACTCCGGGCCTCAGAATGATTGAAAAATATGCTGTCAGGTGCGGAGGAGGGTACAACCACAGATTTGGACTGTATGACGGCATCATGCTGAAAGATAACCATATCGCAAGCGCGGGCTCGATTGCTGAAGCGGTTCAAAAAGCAAGAGCGAAAGCAGGGCATATGATCAAAATTGAGGTTGAGATTGAAACGGAGCAGCAGCTGCACGAGGCCATCGCGGCACGCGCAGATATTATTATGTTTGATAACCGGACCCCGATTGAAGCGGCAGCTTTTGCAGCCATCACACCAGACTCCATTATTACTGAAGCATCAGGGGGCATTACGCTTGAAAATTTAGCAGATTACGGGCGCACGGGAGTGGACTATGTTTCACTAGGTATGCTGACTCATTCCGCAAAGGCGCTTGATTTGAGCATGAATGTAGAATAG
- a CDS encoding transcription repressor NadR yields the protein MKIPGNERRNVILNWLKEADEPLKGSEIAQRTNVSRQVIVQDISLLKAQNEPILATSQGYVYVMQDKEELPVYKRIIASSHGPEATEEELNLIVDHGVTVRDVIIEHPVYGELTASIMVSNRKEVKDFIKKIEDRNAAYLSQLTEGLHLHTLAADRQEKIDEACAALKAEGFLVDEDD from the coding sequence ATGAAAATTCCGGGTAATGAAAGAAGAAATGTGATCCTTAACTGGCTGAAGGAAGCGGACGAACCGCTGAAGGGGAGCGAGATTGCGCAGCGGACAAATGTGAGCAGACAGGTCATTGTGCAGGATATCTCCCTTCTGAAAGCTCAAAATGAACCCATTCTTGCGACAAGTCAGGGCTATGTGTATGTCATGCAGGATAAAGAAGAGCTGCCTGTTTACAAGCGGATCATCGCAAGCAGCCATGGCCCTGAAGCAACAGAAGAAGAGCTGAACCTGATTGTGGACCACGGGGTAACGGTCAGGGATGTAATAATCGAACATCCTGTCTACGGGGAACTGACAGCCTCCATCATGGTCAGCAACCGCAAGGAAGTCAAAGATTTCATCAAAAAAATTGAAGACCGCAACGCCGCCTACTTATCACAGCTGACAGAAGGTCTCCACCTTCACACCCTGGCAGCAGACAGGCAGGAAAAAATAGATGAAGCATGTGCTGCACTTAAAGCTGAAGGATTTTTGGTGGATGAGGATGATTGA
- a CDS encoding ACT domain-containing protein has protein sequence MKEETFFLVREDVLPEAMRKTLEVKQLIERKKAESVAEAVQRVDMSRSAYYKYRDAVFPFHTMVNERIITLFFHLEDRSGTLSQLLAVVASAGCNVLTIHQTIPLQGRANVTLSLNTNGMKEDINSVMAKLKRLEFVEKVEILGSGA, from the coding sequence ATGAAAGAAGAAACCTTTTTTTTAGTAAGAGAAGATGTTCTGCCGGAAGCGATGAGAAAAACACTTGAAGTGAAGCAGCTCATTGAGCGGAAGAAAGCGGAATCGGTTGCAGAAGCTGTTCAGCGCGTTGATATGAGCAGAAGCGCCTATTATAAATACCGAGATGCCGTTTTTCCGTTTCACACCATGGTGAATGAACGGATTATCACACTTTTTTTCCATCTTGAGGACCGTTCCGGTACATTGTCCCAGCTGCTTGCAGTTGTCGCATCGGCAGGGTGCAATGTTCTGACGATTCACCAGACCATTCCTCTTCAGGGGAGGGCAAACGTCACGCTGTCCCTGAACACCAATGGAATGAAAGAAGATATAAACAGTGTCATGGCAAAGCTTAAACGGCTTGAATTTGTGGAGAAAGTAGAGATATTAGGATCTGGAGCTTAG
- the nadB gene encoding L-aspartate oxidase has protein sequence MPQTDVLIIGSGIAALSAACQLQKTKKVTILTKGAKVSSNSMLAQGGIAAAIRANDSFKNHAEDTLNAGHFHNDDEAVELLVRQGAKDVLSLAENGLPFDRDSRGELLLGMEGAHSFSRILHAGGDATGRAMMRFLLSCLNENTVIHENEMVLELIVENGVCLGAVSRSQNGLVNTHTAQHTILATGGCGKLYQHSSNADGITGDGLALAYRAGAVLADMEFTQFHPTMLLAGGGCAGLISEAVRGEGAFLQNDLGERIMEGIHPLKDLAPRDIVARVIFSQIKKGRSVYLNILPVSSFEERFPTITAMCRKYNIAIENGLLPVAPGMHFLMGGIKTDLHGRTSVSRLYAAGETACTGVHGANRLASNSLLEGLVFGKRLANKIQSIQETVDLKGSDAQVFSYPADIDLPEQEDIQQVMTAYAGIERTEKDLAKALHWFEKWLKPYWAINVKDLTNDSAERLNMMTSGWLIVSAALQRTESRGGHCRLDFPGSNDAFWLKKQILLSKKGCSYQQHSEVKIIEFT, from the coding sequence TTGCCTCAAACGGATGTATTAATCATTGGAAGCGGCATCGCAGCTTTATCTGCAGCCTGTCAGCTGCAAAAAACGAAAAAAGTGACCATCCTGACCAAAGGGGCGAAAGTCAGCAGCAATTCGATGCTTGCTCAAGGCGGGATTGCTGCCGCCATTCGTGCGAATGACAGCTTCAAGAATCATGCCGAGGATACGCTTAATGCCGGTCATTTTCATAATGATGATGAAGCTGTTGAGCTGCTTGTCAGGCAGGGAGCAAAAGACGTTCTTTCACTGGCAGAAAACGGGCTTCCTTTTGACAGGGACAGCAGAGGCGAGCTCCTACTTGGCATGGAAGGCGCTCACAGCTTCAGCCGAATTCTCCATGCAGGAGGAGATGCCACAGGAAGAGCGATGATGCGGTTTCTTTTGTCCTGCCTGAATGAAAACACGGTCATTCATGAAAACGAGATGGTGCTTGAATTGATTGTGGAAAACGGAGTATGCCTCGGTGCCGTTTCAAGATCTCAGAACGGACTTGTAAACACGCATACTGCCCAGCATACAATTCTTGCGACAGGCGGCTGCGGAAAGCTGTATCAGCACTCGTCCAATGCTGACGGCATTACAGGAGACGGCCTTGCACTTGCATACAGAGCAGGCGCGGTGCTTGCGGATATGGAATTTACCCAGTTTCACCCGACGATGCTGCTTGCAGGCGGCGGGTGTGCCGGACTGATCTCTGAGGCAGTAAGAGGGGAAGGGGCCTTTCTTCAAAATGATTTGGGCGAACGGATCATGGAAGGCATCCATCCTCTTAAAGACCTTGCGCCGAGAGACATCGTTGCACGCGTTATCTTTTCGCAGATCAAAAAGGGGCGGAGCGTTTATCTGAACATCCTGCCGGTTTCAAGCTTTGAAGAACGGTTTCCGACCATTACGGCTATGTGCAGGAAATATAACATAGCGATTGAAAACGGACTGCTCCCGGTTGCGCCGGGCATGCATTTTTTAATGGGCGGCATCAAGACCGATCTGCATGGCCGGACATCTGTCAGCAGGCTTTATGCTGCAGGAGAAACGGCGTGCACGGGGGTTCATGGAGCAAACAGGCTGGCGAGCAACTCCCTGCTTGAAGGCCTGGTCTTCGGAAAGCGTCTGGCAAACAAGATACAGAGCATCCAGGAAACAGTTGATCTAAAAGGATCGGATGCACAAGTATTCTCATATCCTGCAGATATCGATTTGCCGGAACAGGAAGACATTCAGCAGGTGATGACCGCATATGCGGGAATTGAACGGACTGAGAAAGATCTTGCGAAAGCATTGCACTGGTTTGAAAAATGGCTGAAGCCGTATTGGGCTATTAATGTGAAAGACCTCACAAATGATAGTGCTGAACGTCTTAATATGATGACCTCAGGCTGGCTGATTGTATCGGCTGCTCTTCAGAGGACCGAAAGCAGAGGAGGTCACTGCCGATTGGATTTTCCAGGATCAAACGATGCATTCTGGCTGAAAAAACAAATTCTTCTTTCGAAAAAAGGGTGCAGCTATCAACAACATTCAGAGGTGAAGATCATTGAATTTACTTAA
- a CDS encoding ribonuclease E/G produces MRTLLFNAKGSENRCALLEDKDVQEIHIHHIHETAGAIYAGRVLNVLKGMAAAFVDIGSEKNGYLSVHDLPSSMEKRIREGQQIIVQVAKEATEHKGPKLTAKLEFGGQYLVYMPDSGYTAVSKKIEDSAERERLLAIGASLCKEEEGLVFRTAANGREKEELTREFDYLKGKYEEVKMKKPEKVPSLLAEGTPFFDRMLREYDLGEVDRIVCDDSELALDLKARCRGAEVIFHQSKQPVFEAYGVEQEMEKALKRIVWLPNGSYLVIDKTEAMTVIDVNTGKFSGKSSLQDTVLKTNLAAAKEAARQIRLRNLSGMIIIDFIDMDRQDDRQAVLSEMLKEAKRDKVQSRIIGFTQMNIFQMTRKRVRPDLASLLMSPCPHCSGTGTVVSAETTAFRLERELWERQYMEHEAVLVELPEDAARIFRGEQDEHVKRLESVLHFRIFLNPSSETGTYRIVHQGDAEEIIRLLKNKEKM; encoded by the coding sequence TTGCGTACGTTACTTTTCAATGCAAAGGGCAGTGAGAACCGCTGCGCGCTGCTTGAAGACAAAGATGTTCAGGAAATACACATTCATCATATACATGAAACGGCCGGCGCCATTTACGCGGGCCGTGTTTTAAATGTTCTGAAGGGAATGGCGGCTGCGTTTGTTGATATCGGGTCGGAGAAAAACGGCTATCTTTCTGTCCATGATCTTCCTTCCTCTATGGAAAAAAGAATAAGAGAAGGACAGCAGATCATCGTTCAGGTGGCAAAAGAGGCAACAGAGCATAAAGGGCCAAAACTCACAGCAAAACTGGAGTTTGGCGGACAGTATCTTGTTTATATGCCTGATTCCGGATATACAGCCGTCTCTAAAAAAATTGAAGACTCCGCTGAAAGAGAGAGGCTGCTTGCCATCGGAGCCTCTCTTTGCAAAGAAGAAGAAGGCCTTGTTTTCAGGACCGCGGCAAACGGAAGAGAGAAAGAGGAACTCACGCGTGAATTTGATTATTTAAAAGGGAAATACGAAGAAGTAAAAATGAAGAAACCGGAAAAAGTGCCATCCCTGCTTGCCGAGGGGACACCGTTTTTTGACCGGATGCTGCGGGAGTATGACCTGGGGGAAGTTGACCGGATTGTCTGTGATGATAGTGAGCTTGCTCTGGATCTTAAAGCGCGGTGCAGAGGGGCGGAGGTGATCTTTCACCAGTCTAAGCAGCCGGTCTTTGAAGCGTATGGGGTTGAACAGGAAATGGAGAAAGCCCTCAAGAGGATCGTTTGGCTGCCGAATGGCTCGTACCTTGTGATCGATAAGACTGAGGCCATGACTGTCATTGATGTCAATACTGGGAAATTTTCCGGCAAGAGCTCTCTTCAGGATACGGTGCTGAAGACAAATCTTGCAGCAGCAAAGGAAGCAGCCCGCCAAATCAGGCTCCGCAATCTGAGCGGAATGATCATTATTGATTTCATTGATATGGACAGGCAGGATGACAGGCAGGCTGTTCTCTCTGAAATGCTGAAAGAGGCGAAACGGGATAAGGTGCAGTCACGGATCATCGGGTTTACCCAGATGAATATTTTTCAGATGACAAGAAAAAGAGTCCGGCCAGATCTTGCCTCCCTGCTGATGAGCCCCTGTCCGCACTGCAGCGGCACCGGAACGGTCGTTTCAGCGGAAACGACAGCGTTCAGACTTGAGCGGGAGCTGTGGGAGCGGCAGTATATGGAGCATGAAGCCGTTTTAGTCGAACTTCCGGAGGACGCGGCAAGGATTTTCAGGGGAGAACAGGACGAGCATGTAAAGCGTCTTGAGAGCGTTCTGCATTTTCGCATCTTCCTGAATCCGTCGTCTGAAACAGGCACATACAGAATTGTTCACCAGGGAGACGCGGAAGAAATCATCCGCCTGCTGAAAAATAAAGAGAAAATGTGA
- a CDS encoding sporulation initiation phosphotransferase B, whose translation MKKTNEEWNIVEVLSHSRHDWMNKLQLLKGNITLNKYDRVQQIIEEIVIESQNESKLCNLKMLSFASMLMTFNWHRHHYALEYEVLGTACDLSELDQTATEWCGKFFQILDDAADRCAENHMSITIETEANQRQARFFFDFNGIITDKALLLNWLKANEQSGVEVKHYELSPNELTVAVELA comes from the coding sequence ATGAAAAAAACAAATGAAGAGTGGAATATTGTCGAGGTGCTGAGTCATTCCCGCCACGACTGGATGAATAAACTTCAGTTACTAAAAGGAAACATAACGCTGAATAAATATGACCGCGTACAGCAGATTATTGAAGAAATTGTGATTGAATCCCAGAATGAATCAAAACTCTGCAATCTGAAGATGCTTTCGTTTGCAAGCATGCTGATGACATTTAACTGGCACAGGCATCACTATGCCCTCGAATACGAGGTGCTTGGCACTGCGTGTGATTTGTCTGAACTCGATCAGACAGCAACAGAGTGGTGCGGAAAATTCTTTCAGATTCTTGATGATGCTGCGGACCGCTGCGCTGAAAATCATATGAGCATTACAATAGAAACAGAAGCCAATCAAAGACAAGCCCGGTTCTTTTTTGACTTTAACGGCATAATAACAGATAAAGCACTGTTATTAAACTGGCTGAAGGCAAATGAGCAAAGCGGGGTTGAAGTGAAGCACTATGAGCTTTCCCCGAATGAATTGACCGTTGCGGTTGAACTTGCATAA
- the obgE gene encoding GTPase ObgE, translating to MFIDQVKIYVKGGDGGNGLVAFRREKYVPKGGPAGGDGGKGADVIFQVEEGLRTLMDFRYQRHFKADRGQHGMSKNQHGRNAEAMIVKVPPGTVVMEEETRTVIADLTEHGQQAVIAKGGRGGRGNSRFATPANPAPELSENGEPGQERNIIMELKLLADVGLVGFPSVGKSTLLSVVSSAKPKIAEYHFTTLVPNLGVVETGDGRSFVMADLPGLIEGAHEGVGLGHQFLRHIERTRVIVHVIDMSSGEGRDPYEDYLTINAELKEYNLRLTERPQIIVANKMDMPESEENLKIFKEKLEDDLPIFPVSAITREGVRELLYEVMNTIEKTPEFPLYEEEDLSDHRVLYKFDKEAAEFEINRDSDGTFNVTGEKVEYLFKMTNFQREESIRRFARQLRGLGVDEALRQRGAKDGDIVRLLDFEFEFVE from the coding sequence ATGTTTATAGATCAGGTGAAGATATATGTGAAAGGCGGAGACGGGGGCAATGGCCTTGTCGCGTTCCGCAGAGAAAAATACGTACCGAAGGGCGGACCTGCAGGCGGAGACGGCGGTAAAGGCGCAGATGTCATTTTCCAGGTGGAAGAAGGACTGCGCACACTGATGGATTTCCGCTATCAGCGCCACTTTAAAGCAGACCGCGGACAGCACGGCATGTCCAAAAACCAGCACGGGCGAAATGCGGAGGCGATGATTGTCAAAGTTCCGCCGGGTACCGTTGTGATGGAAGAAGAAACAAGAACGGTTATTGCTGATTTAACAGAGCACGGCCAGCAGGCTGTTATTGCAAAAGGCGGACGCGGAGGACGCGGAAACAGCCGTTTTGCCACTCCTGCAAACCCGGCACCGGAGCTTTCTGAAAACGGTGAGCCTGGTCAGGAGCGAAACATCATCATGGAGCTTAAGCTTCTTGCAGATGTAGGACTTGTCGGTTTTCCGAGCGTAGGAAAATCAACGCTTCTTTCTGTTGTCAGTTCCGCAAAACCGAAAATTGCAGAATACCACTTTACAACGCTTGTTCCAAACCTTGGAGTGGTTGAAACGGGCGATGGCCGAAGCTTCGTCATGGCAGATCTTCCGGGTCTGATCGAAGGGGCGCATGAAGGTGTCGGACTTGGCCACCAGTTCCTCCGCCACATCGAGCGTACACGCGTCATTGTGCATGTGATCGACATGTCGAGCGGCGAAGGCCGCGATCCTTATGAGGATTATCTGACAATCAATGCGGAGCTAAAGGAATACAACCTGCGTCTGACTGAAAGACCGCAGATTATTGTAGCCAACAAAATGGACATGCCTGAGTCAGAAGAAAATCTGAAAATCTTCAAAGAGAAGCTTGAGGACGACCTTCCGATTTTCCCTGTTTCAGCCATTACCCGCGAAGGTGTGCGCGAACTGCTTTATGAAGTGATGAATACGATTGAGAAGACGCCTGAGTTCCCTCTTTATGAGGAAGAGGATCTGTCTGATCACCGCGTCCTTTATAAATTCGATAAAGAGGCAGCGGAGTTTGAAATCAACCGTGACAGCGACGGTACGTTCAACGTAACAGGAGAGAAAGTCGAATATCTCTTCAAAATGACAAACTTCCAGCGCGAAGAATCAATCCGCCGCTTTGCAAGACAGCTTCGCGGACTTGGTGTCGATGAAGCCCTGCGTCAGCGCGGAGCGAAAGACGGCGATATTGTTCGTCTGCTTGATTTTGAATTTGAATTTGTTGAATAG
- the pheA gene encoding prephenate dehydratase, producing MSFKVGYLGPAATFTHLAVTKYFEDEAEQIPFLNIPKCIDAVAAGEIDVAVVPLENALEGSVNLTVDYLVHEQPLPIVGEIVAPIQQHLLVHPEREHCWEETEKVYSHSHAIAQCHKFLHRELPDAAYENAASTGAAAKYIQEHPEEKVAAIANELAAKEYGLKMVRRDIHDYPHNHTRFAVLHPDKSGSFRTNLRKVTDRTTLMITLPSDQSGALHQVLSAFSWRKLNLSKIESRPMKTGLGNYFFIVDIDMKLDEVLIPGATAELEALGCGVRILGTYSAYAI from the coding sequence ATGTCTTTTAAGGTTGGCTATTTAGGGCCTGCAGCTACGTTTACCCATCTTGCAGTGACGAAATATTTTGAAGATGAAGCAGAGCAGATACCGTTTTTGAATATACCCAAATGCATAGATGCCGTTGCGGCTGGTGAAATTGATGTCGCGGTCGTTCCGCTTGAGAACGCTCTTGAAGGATCTGTTAACTTAACAGTGGATTACCTCGTGCATGAACAGCCGCTGCCGATTGTAGGGGAGATTGTTGCGCCGATTCAGCAGCATCTATTAGTGCATCCTGAAAGAGAACATTGCTGGGAAGAGACGGAGAAAGTATACTCCCACTCCCACGCCATTGCCCAGTGCCATAAATTCCTGCACCGGGAGCTTCCGGATGCAGCCTACGAAAATGCCGCCTCAACCGGTGCTGCTGCAAAATACATACAGGAACATCCTGAAGAAAAGGTTGCGGCCATCGCAAATGAGCTGGCAGCTAAAGAATACGGGCTGAAAATGGTCAGAAGGGATATTCATGATTACCCCCATAACCATACGCGCTTTGCCGTGCTTCATCCCGACAAGTCAGGATCCTTCAGAACAAATTTAAGAAAAGTAACTGACCGGACCACCCTGATGATTACCCTGCCATCCGATCAGTCAGGAGCCCTGCATCAGGTGCTCTCTGCGTTTTCATGGAGAAAGCTCAATCTCTCAAAGATTGAGTCGCGGCCGATGAAAACCGGTCTCGGCAATTACTTTTTTATCGTGGACATTGATATGAAGTTAGATGAAGTCCTTATCCCGGGTGCAACGGCAGAGCTTGAAGCCCTTGGCTGCGGAGTCAGGATTTTAGGGACATACTCGGCTTATGCCATTTAG